Proteins encoded in a region of the Anopheles aquasalis chromosome 2, idAnoAquaMG_Q_19, whole genome shotgun sequence genome:
- the LOC126572662 gene encoding 60S ribosomal protein L10, with translation MGRRPARCYRYCKNKPYPKSRFCRGVPDPKIRIFDLGRKKASAEDFPLCVHLVSDEYEQLSSEALEAGRICCNKYLVKFCGKDQFHIRMRVHPFHVIRINKMLSCAGADRLQTGMRGAFGKPQGTVARVHIGQPIMSVRSSDRFKAQVVEALRRAKFKFPGRQKIFISKKWGFTKYDRDEYVKHNEEGRLKPDGCGVQFFNDHGTLAKWEQHQRDRLNA, from the exons ATGGGGCGCCGTCCTGCAAGATG cTACCGCTACTGTAAGAACAAGCCCTACCCGAAGTCGCGTTTCTGTCGTGGTGTGCCGGATCCGAAGATCCGTATCTTCGATCTTGGTCGCAAGAAGGCATCGGCCGAAGACTTCCCGCTCTGCGTGCATCTCGTGTCGGACGAGTATGAACAGCTCAGCTCGGAAGCGCTGGAAGCTGGCCGCATTTGCTGCAACAAGTATCTGGTGAAGTTCTGCGGCAAGGACCAGTTCCACATTCGTATGCGCGTTCATCCGTTCCATGTGATCCGCATCAACAAAATGTTGTCCTGTGCCGGAGCTGATAG GCTCCAAACTGGAATGCGTGGTGCTTTCGGCAAGCCCCAGGGTACGGTGGCCCGTGTGCACATCGGACAGCCAATCATGTCGGTGCGCTCGAGCGATCGATTCAAGGCTCAGGTTGTGGAGGCACTGCGTCGTGCAAAGTTCAAGTTCCCCGGTCGCCAGAAGATCTTCATCTCGAAGAAGTGGGGCTTCACCAAGTACGATCGCGATGAGTACGTGAAACACAATGAGGAGGGACGCCTGAAGCCGGACGGTTGCGGCGTTCAGTTCTTCAACGATCACGGAACCCTCGCCAAGtgggagcagcaccagcgcgacCGTCTTAACGCCTAA